In a genomic window of Demequina muriae:
- a CDS encoding tRNA-dihydrouridine synthase, protein MDWWFDPRRTYDDNVRNGPFGPFDGHPPERDAPTTPAERFLGHTVRRPFGIAAGPLPTARHCAAAFSHGFDVNVYKTVRSRAMPAHPFPNTLAVRVDGDLCAEPGVTLLVDGDLDTAHSISNSYGVPSPDPDQWQPDMAAAAASAANGQVLVGSCQGTRDGDDTALIADYARTAQLVAETGAGAVELNLSCPNEGTGALLCFDTPLVARVARAAKERIGDVPLVLKIAYFRDDDALASLVRAVAPVADGIAAVNTLPALLVDAAGRQALPGPGRETAGVCGASIRWAGLDMVRRLARHREASDEAYTILGVGGVLTADDYETYRHAGADAVMTATGAMRDASLGRAVSALAR, encoded by the coding sequence ATGGACTGGTGGTTCGATCCCCGGCGGACGTACGACGACAATGTGAGGAACGGCCCGTTCGGGCCGTTCGACGGACACCCCCCCGAGCGGGATGCCCCCACCACACCAGCCGAGAGGTTCCTGGGGCACACCGTGCGCCGTCCGTTCGGCATCGCTGCCGGGCCGCTCCCGACCGCGCGGCACTGCGCCGCCGCCTTCAGCCATGGCTTCGACGTGAACGTCTACAAGACCGTCCGCTCGCGCGCGATGCCGGCTCATCCCTTCCCCAACACTCTCGCGGTACGGGTCGACGGCGACCTGTGCGCAGAGCCGGGCGTGACACTCCTGGTCGACGGCGACCTCGACACCGCGCACAGCATCTCCAACTCGTATGGCGTCCCGTCGCCCGACCCCGATCAGTGGCAGCCCGACATGGCTGCCGCGGCCGCCTCAGCGGCCAACGGGCAGGTGCTGGTGGGCTCGTGCCAGGGCACGCGCGATGGTGACGACACCGCTCTCATCGCGGACTACGCGCGCACCGCGCAGCTGGTCGCGGAGACCGGAGCCGGTGCCGTGGAGCTCAACCTCAGCTGCCCCAACGAGGGCACCGGAGCCTTGCTGTGCTTCGACACTCCGCTGGTCGCACGGGTGGCGCGCGCCGCCAAGGAGCGGATCGGCGACGTGCCGCTGGTGCTCAAGATCGCCTACTTCCGCGACGACGATGCGCTGGCGAGCCTGGTCCGTGCGGTGGCGCCGGTCGCGGACGGGATCGCCGCCGTCAACACGTTGCCGGCGCTGCTCGTGGACGCGGCCGGGCGGCAGGCACTGCCCGGACCCGGGCGCGAGACTGCGGGCGTCTGCGGCGCCTCGATACGGTGGGCGGGGCTCGACATGGTGCGTCGGCTCGCTCGCCACCGCGAAGCCAGCGACGAGGCCTACACGATCCTCGGGGTGGGCGGAGTGCTGACCGCTGACGACTACGAGACCTACCGCCACGCGGGCGCCGATGCGGTCATGACCGCCACGGGCGCGATGCGCGACGCTTCACTGGGCCGAGCGGTGAGTGCGCTGGCACGGTAG
- the nrdG gene encoding anaerobic ribonucleoside-triphosphate reductase activating protein, with the protein MATEAPTHRTPVPRTWVASKVSHDYVADYKAFQFVDGEGVRCSLYVAGCLFKCDGCFNEAAWSFRRGEPYSRALEDRILADLAHPAVQGLSLLGGEPFLNTTVCLAVVRRMRAELPAKDVWAWSGYTLEQILDDSTDKRELLGHVDVLVDGPYDHARRDLSLAFRGSTNQRVLDARASVAAGRAIPWVGADTTAG; encoded by the coding sequence GTGGCTACCGAGGCGCCGACGCACCGCACCCCGGTGCCGCGCACGTGGGTCGCCAGCAAGGTGAGCCACGACTACGTCGCGGACTACAAGGCGTTCCAGTTCGTGGACGGCGAGGGCGTGCGCTGCAGTCTCTATGTGGCCGGATGCCTGTTCAAGTGCGACGGGTGCTTCAACGAGGCGGCCTGGAGCTTCAGGCGCGGAGAGCCGTACTCGCGCGCCCTCGAGGATCGGATCCTCGCCGACCTCGCGCACCCCGCGGTGCAGGGCCTGTCATTGCTGGGGGGCGAGCCGTTCCTCAACACCACGGTGTGCCTCGCGGTGGTGCGGCGCATGCGCGCCGAGCTCCCGGCCAAGGACGTGTGGGCCTGGTCGGGGTACACGCTCGAGCAGATTCTTGACGACAGCACCGACAAGCGGGAGCTCCTCGGTCACGTCGACGTGCTCGTGGACGGTCCGTACGACCACGCCCGACGAGACCTGTCGCTTGCGTTCCGTGGCTCCACGAACCAGCGCGTCCTCGATGCGCGGGCCTCGGTGGCGGCAGGGCGGGCCATCCCGTGGGTGGGCGCGGACACCACAGCCGGATGA